One Acetobacterium sp. KB-1 DNA segment encodes these proteins:
- a CDS encoding TetR/AcrR family transcriptional regulator, translated as MYEKGIQTRNHLYEISKKCFYEHGYEKTKIKDIVTTADTPIGLFTYYFKTKDKIVHEIYLDYYQQIDKCLNALTIDGFENPILHHAALSYIYFDLILNNENNRRFYYEILRKASNYRVAGDFIRNTYLGYIKEYNLVVSEREFDNLLFIDFGGRREYFLNYFEKPLNDSIDELIFLLNGILPRLLGIDQHAVTTLLYKGIQIAKTIDCRQIKFLYK; from the coding sequence ATGTACGAAAAAGGTATCCAGACAAGAAACCATCTTTATGAAATTTCAAAAAAGTGCTTTTATGAACATGGTTATGAAAAAACAAAGATTAAAGACATCGTAACAACAGCTGATACACCCATTGGTCTTTTTACCTATTATTTTAAAACAAAAGATAAGATTGTCCACGAGATCTATTTGGATTATTACCAGCAAATTGACAAATGTCTAAACGCACTGACAATTGATGGATTTGAAAATCCCATCCTTCATCACGCGGCTTTGAGTTATATCTATTTTGATCTGATTCTCAACAATGAAAACAATCGACGGTTTTACTATGAAATTCTTAGAAAAGCCTCAAACTATCGCGTTGCTGGTGATTTCATCCGCAACACCTACCTTGGTTATATAAAAGAATACAATTTAGTCGTCAGCGAAAGAGAATTCGATAACTTACTTTTTATTGATTTTGGTGGACGCCGCGAGTATTTCCTGAACTATTTTGAAAAACCTTTAAATGACTCGATTGACGAATTGATCTTTTTACTTAATGGAATTCTACCCCGATTGCTTGGCATCGATCAACATGCGGTCACCACCCTTCTTTATAAGGGTATCCAAATCGCTAAAACCATTGACTGCAGGCAAATTAAGTTTCTCTATAAATAA
- a CDS encoding flavodoxin family protein, whose amino-acid sequence MITILSDHTEVGERLNKKLRDGKIETEFISLTDLDVGPCYSCGGCTDKTYGQCIHRDDADIILPKLMKTDVLVMVNPVKWGSYSFKMKRVFDKCAVIGDRHYYCKKGELVKGKIGRVHTLVAIGVKDQWKNDEKSAFKNLVVENIKIMNIKGSVYMVDDSNLNVCLESVVEGLNQ is encoded by the coding sequence ATGATTACAATCTTATCAGATCATACAGAAGTTGGCGAAAGACTCAATAAAAAACTGAGGGATGGAAAAATAGAAACTGAATTTATTTCTTTAACTGATTTGGACGTGGGTCCATGTTACAGTTGTGGCGGATGTACTGATAAAACCTATGGACAGTGCATACATCGGGATGATGCCGATATTATTCTGCCAAAATTGATGAAAACTGATGTGTTGGTCATGGTAAACCCGGTTAAATGGGGAAGCTATTCATTTAAAATGAAACGTGTTTTCGATAAATGTGCTGTTATTGGAGATCGGCATTATTATTGTAAAAAGGGGGAGCTGGTTAAAGGAAAAATTGGTCGGGTTCACACTCTAGTAGCGATTGGTGTTAAGGATCAATGGAAGAATGACGAAAAAAGTGCTTTTAAGAACCTGGTTGTGGAAAACATCAAGATTATGAACATCAAGGGTAGTGTATATATGGTTGATGACAGCAACCTTAACGTTTGCCTTGAATCGGTAGTGGAGGGTTTAAACCAATGA
- a CDS encoding DUF4349 domain-containing protein, with product MIQENPKKNPEEEKLGCLSQEKRRRLSTKKNYLWVVAVSLCCLVMIVAGGCFGGAIQENSKTAIDESMVSDQTNGEMASAVETVEPAANASAPFDASKIIYSGNISLNTDDYQSTFEKIRNYAQELGGFVQDAGSNYASEQAGVQANSGYLTIRVPSAKFSEAMTEIQTLGSPISANVSSTNISQQYQDVQARLNNLKIEEGRLVEYLKQAINITDLLAIESELNRVRTEIDSLTTTIKNWDTDMAYSTIYISLYEKKLSSSVVSSPFSEIFSKIAEGFVTSINLVLYIFAFLIVLIFRLIPFAAIAGLGFFIGMMIRKKMKEKKRRLKKIDTIEPEDTKIEDKK from the coding sequence ATGATTCAGGAAAACCCGAAAAAGAATCCGGAAGAAGAAAAATTAGGATGTTTGAGCCAGGAAAAACGCAGACGACTTAGTACCAAAAAAAATTACTTATGGGTTGTGGCGGTTAGTTTATGTTGTCTGGTGATGATCGTTGCAGGGGGGTGTTTTGGTGGCGCTATCCAGGAAAACAGTAAAACCGCAATCGATGAGTCCATGGTTTCTGATCAGACAAACGGTGAGATGGCAAGTGCGGTGGAGACAGTCGAGCCAGCGGCAAATGCCAGTGCACCTTTTGATGCATCAAAGATTATTTATAGCGGAAACATCAGTCTGAACACCGACGACTACCAAAGTACCTTTGAAAAAATTCGTAACTATGCGCAGGAATTGGGTGGATTTGTTCAGGATGCGGGATCGAACTATGCATCAGAACAGGCTGGCGTTCAAGCTAACTCGGGCTATCTTACCATTCGGGTGCCATCGGCGAAATTTTCAGAAGCGATGACCGAGATCCAGACATTAGGCAGTCCTATTAGTGCCAATGTCAGCAGCACCAATATTTCGCAGCAGTATCAGGACGTGCAGGCGCGTCTTAATAATCTGAAAATTGAAGAGGGACGACTGGTGGAGTATTTAAAACAGGCCATCAATATCACCGACTTGTTAGCGATTGAGAGTGAACTAAACCGTGTACGCACAGAAATTGACAGTCTGACCACCACGATAAAAAACTGGGATACCGATATGGCCTACTCAACGATTTATATTTCACTTTATGAAAAGAAATTATCCTCGTCAGTGGTAAGTTCCCCCTTTTCTGAAATATTTTCTAAAATAGCGGAAGGGTTTGTAACATCGATCAATTTAGTTCTTTATATCTTTGCCTTTCTGATCGTTTTAATTTTCAGGCTGATTCCATTTGCTGCCATTGCCGGATTAGGATTCTTTATTGGTATGATGATCAGAAAGAAAATGAAAGAAAAGAAGCGTCGTCTCAAAAAAATCGATACTATTGAACCGGAAGATACAAAAATAGAGGATAAAAAATAA
- a CDS encoding zinc ribbon domain-containing protein — MFCENCGKQIPDDAAFCTHCGAKQSGGSAPSQTVSTIPKPQPVRASPPTQPVGATAGVDLITMGQYLIMFLITAIPIAGIVMLFIWGFGSETGPNKKNFARAYLIMMAIAIALGILISIVMGAIMASIMGSMYYY; from the coding sequence ATGTTTTGTGAAAACTGTGGTAAACAAATTCCAGATGATGCAGCATTTTGTACCCATTGCGGAGCCAAACAATCAGGAGGTTCGGCACCATCCCAGACCGTAAGTACGATACCAAAGCCCCAACCAGTTAGAGCAAGTCCACCGACACAACCGGTCGGAGCTACCGCGGGAGTGGATTTGATTACGATGGGACAGTACCTGATTATGTTTTTGATCACAGCCATTCCCATTGCCGGGATTGTGATGCTCTTTATTTGGGGATTTGGCAGTGAAACAGGTCCTAATAAAAAGAATTTTGCCCGGGCATATTTGATAATGATGGCAATTGCCATCGCCTTGGGAATTCTCATCAGCATTGTGATGGGGGCAATTATGGCATCCATTATGGGTTCTATGTATTACTATTAA
- a CDS encoding molybdopterin-guanine dinucleotide biosynthesis protein MobB, with product MMKVMSVRGLTHSGKTTVIETIIRGLRRRGYSVGSVKEIHYEAFMMDQPGTNTDRHKEAGAQLVTALGMYETDILYQEKLPIRKLLAHYDYDYVILEGVDDPTIPKIITGHDCEGLEERLDDTVFAFSGVIADKRKEYRGKEVVHCLKEPDRLVDLVQHYAFELLPGFTEKCCGLCGTDCVGFCRQIITGEVKRSDCPLKDDGVTLKINGQAIVMVPFVQKLIQNVVLSVVSELEGYEKGADIKIHIGRPQVDE from the coding sequence ATGATGAAAGTAATGTCGGTAAGGGGATTGACCCATTCGGGAAAAACAACAGTGATCGAAACCATTATCAGAGGCCTGAGAAGAAGAGGCTATTCGGTGGGATCGGTTAAGGAAATCCACTACGAAGCCTTTATGATGGATCAACCGGGCACCAACACCGATCGTCATAAAGAAGCCGGTGCACAACTGGTGACGGCTCTGGGGATGTATGAAACGGATATTCTCTATCAGGAAAAATTGCCGATCCGAAAGCTGCTGGCTCACTACGACTATGATTATGTGATATTAGAGGGTGTTGACGATCCAACAATCCCTAAAATTATCACCGGACATGATTGCGAAGGTCTTGAGGAGCGCTTAGATGACACGGTTTTTGCATTTTCGGGAGTTATTGCCGACAAACGTAAAGAATATCGGGGAAAAGAAGTGGTTCACTGCCTGAAGGAACCGGACCGTCTGGTTGATCTGGTTCAGCACTATGCGTTTGAGTTGTTACCTGGCTTTACAGAAAAGTGCTGTGGTTTATGTGGCACAGATTGTGTCGGTTTTTGTCGCCAGATTATTACAGGTGAGGTAAAAAGATCGGATTGTCCCCTTAAAGATGATGGGGTAACTCTAAAAATTAATGGACAAGCGATTGTAATGGTGCCCTTTGTTCAAAAACTCATTCAAAACGTCGTGCTCAGTGTGGTTTCAGAATTGGAAGGTTATGAAAAAGGAGCCGATATAAAAATACATATCGGCAGGCCGCAAGTGGATGAATGA
- a CDS encoding ECF transporter S component, giving the protein MFEKKFEKMTLFDLVTIAMMSALGIAVKVVLVPLVHIITGPFFIPGGSISGGIYMLFIVLGAMLVKKTGAAFLVCLVQAILVTVTGTMGSHGIMSMMTYLMPGMGVEILYFVIGKYKYTKGGCFSAGVVANVLGSFGVNFVFFRLPLIPLLLTLSLSALSGGLGGLLAYAIANQVNRLGSFKAHEAEESLDIRLSGDPGRIDKEEKTNCE; this is encoded by the coding sequence TTGTTTGAGAAAAAATTTGAAAAGATGACCCTTTTTGATCTGGTCACCATTGCCATGATGTCAGCTCTGGGTATCGCGGTTAAGGTTGTTCTGGTACCCCTGGTACACATTATTACCGGTCCTTTTTTTATCCCGGGGGGTTCAATTTCCGGGGGAATCTATATGCTTTTTATTGTTTTAGGTGCCATGCTGGTAAAAAAAACCGGAGCGGCCTTTTTGGTTTGTCTGGTACAGGCCATTTTGGTAACCGTTACTGGCACGATGGGTTCTCATGGCATCATGAGTATGATGACCTATTTAATGCCGGGGATGGGGGTGGAAATTCTTTACTTCGTTATCGGAAAATATAAATATACCAAAGGTGGCTGTTTTAGTGCCGGGGTGGTTGCCAATGTGCTCGGTAGCTTTGGGGTTAATTTTGTCTTCTTCCGACTGCCGTTGATTCCGTTACTTTTGACCCTGAGTTTATCAGCCTTGTCCGGGGGACTGGGCGGACTGCTGGCCTACGCTATTGCGAATCAAGTCAATCGTCTCGGTTCGTTCAAGGCGCACGAGGCGGAGGAATCGCTTGATATTCGTCTTAGCGGTGATCCGGGACGAATCGATAAAGAGGAGAAGACCAACTGTGAATAA
- a CDS encoding energy-coupling factor ABC transporter ATP-binding protein: MNKGKVQKKIKSIKVGDEIERKWEAAMNPIEVHDLYFRYPGCDTNILHGLDLSLKTNEILAVAGYSGCGKSTLCHILAGIIPKTIRGRIQGEVTLFGESIFDMQTPRLAEKVGIVFQEPDNQLFSPTIEAEVAFGPENLCVKREIIGERIAAMLQLVGMEEFRFETPNNLSGGQKQLIALASVLSMEPSVLLFDEALSQIDTRGREMIKAVMLRLREAGKSIIMVEHDFDNMDIADRILVLKHGRLIPYEGSL; this comes from the coding sequence GTGAATAAGGGGAAGGTACAAAAAAAGATCAAATCGATCAAAGTTGGAGACGAGATAGAAAGAAAATGGGAGGCAGCGATGAATCCGATTGAGGTCCACGATCTTTATTTTCGTTATCCTGGCTGTGATACCAATATTCTCCATGGACTGGATTTGAGTCTGAAAACAAATGAAATTTTAGCAGTCGCTGGTTATTCCGGCTGTGGTAAAAGCACCCTGTGTCATATCTTAGCTGGGATCATCCCCAAAACCATCCGGGGAAGAATTCAGGGTGAGGTGACCTTGTTTGGCGAATCGATTTTTGATATGCAAACACCCCGACTAGCCGAAAAGGTGGGAATTGTGTTTCAGGAACCGGATAATCAATTATTTTCTCCCACCATTGAGGCGGAGGTTGCCTTTGGACCCGAAAATCTCTGTGTCAAACGGGAGATTATTGGAGAACGGATCGCGGCGATGCTTCAGTTGGTCGGTATGGAAGAGTTCCGGTTTGAAACGCCCAACAATCTTTCCGGCGGGCAAAAACAACTGATCGCTCTGGCTTCAGTTCTTAGTATGGAGCCGTCGGTACTGCTTTTTGATGAGGCCTTGTCGCAGATCGATACCCGCGGCCGGGAGATGATCAAAGCGGTGATGTTACGCTTACGAGAAGCGGGGAAATCGATTATCATGGTCGAGCATGACTTTGACAATATGGACATTGCCGATCGCATCCTGGTGCTGAAGCATGGTCGGTTGATTCCTTACGAGGGCAGCTTGTAA
- a CDS encoding energy-coupling factor ABC transporter ATP-binding protein — MNGASMESYIKLAGITYAYPRSRFALKNIDLSLNRGEITGITGENGSGKTTLGKIIMGILKPDSGSIEIDGVDGKALKLCERGGKIGYAFQNPDRQLFAASVQDEITFPLEIKGLDKKIAQEKAAVLLKRFELNHLKDRVPMRLSRGEKQRLVLAATLAQEPGFLILDEPATGLDRDRKKALYQLMEELAGEGIGLAVISHDLQFIKDHANRIIKLENGEVVDDGC, encoded by the coding sequence ATGAACGGAGCCAGTATGGAGAGTTACATCAAACTTGCGGGAATAACCTATGCTTATCCCCGCAGTCGGTTTGCATTAAAAAACATCGATTTGTCGCTGAATCGGGGTGAAATTACGGGGATCACCGGCGAAAACGGATCAGGTAAAACGACCCTGGGGAAAATTATCATGGGCATTCTAAAACCTGATTCCGGAAGCATTGAGATTGATGGGGTGGACGGTAAGGCATTAAAGTTGTGTGAGCGGGGCGGAAAGATTGGTTATGCCTTTCAAAATCCGGATCGTCAGCTTTTTGCGGCCAGTGTCCAGGACGAAATCACGTTTCCCCTTGAAATTAAGGGACTCGATAAAAAAATCGCCCAAGAAAAGGCCGCTGTGCTGCTAAAACGGTTTGAGCTTAATCATCTCAAAGATCGGGTGCCGATGCGACTCAGCCGCGGTGAAAAACAGCGTCTGGTGCTGGCGGCAACCCTGGCCCAGGAACCCGGGTTTCTGATTTTAGATGAACCCGCAACGGGGCTGGATCGGGACCGCAAAAAAGCACTGTATCAATTAATGGAAGAACTCGCCGGGGAAGGCATTGGTCTGGCTGTGATTTCCCATGATCTGCAATTTATCAAGGATCATGCCAATCGCATTATCAAACTGGAAAATGGAGAGGTTGTGGATGATGGCTGCTAG